The genome window TCGCTTCAGTCCTCTTCCTATATAGCACCCCTCACTATATACTCATACTTAACTTATATAAACCTTTCTATTTTATAGTTTTTTATCTAGAGCAAATTTTAATTTGAAATTAATAAAATATTAAACCTGGAAATTTTAGTTTTGTCAAGGAAAATGAATATTAATAAACGCTAATGGACACTTAGAATTTGGAAGGTTAAAGTACTCCGCTCAACAACTTTAGAATTGTCAGAGCACTGATTATTTGGAAAACGATCTTCAGCTTTTGACTTCCTATTTTTACAGCTGTCTTTGCGCCGAACCAAGAGCCTATCACAACTGGAACCAGAATTGGAACCGCTAGAGAATAGTCAACAACCCAACGGTCAAGGTTTTGAGGGTTGAGGAACTCTGCGATTATGTGAAAAGTAAAGAATTGGTAGTATTTTCTCGTGAAGAGCAGGATCAGATTGCCCAAGTGATTTTGAGACTGTGTGAGAGACTCTAGAACGGCGGGCACCGTGAATTGACTTTGAGGTCAATTCCATAACAGGCCCTGAAAATGTCAGTAAGTTGGACCTTAAGGTCAATTCACTCGGGTAGAAAATAAAAGAAAAAAGAGAGTCACTCAAACCTCTCAAGGACTGTGAGCAATTTCTCCCTGTTCTCCCATGCCTTAAATGCGCTTGGGTATATCAAGTTCGTCACTTCTATGAATCCCGCGCTTGCAGTTGCCCAGAGATCCGCCGCTATCCCTGTGAGCTCTTCGACTCTAAACGATAGTGGGGGGAAGCTGGCGTTCTTGAACTCGTTTTTGAGGTTTTCCAGCCTTTTCAATGCTTCCTCTTCTCCCATCTCTTTGAGTATTTGGGCTAGACGTTCTAGGATTTCCTCGATGGTTGCGTATACCAGTACGTGGAGATATGGGCACAAGTCACGGGTTAGGACTCCTAGCCTTCGTTTGGCTTCGCTCTTGACGTCTTCACTCTCGCCCTTGAGAACTACGTCCACAACCTTCGAAAGCACCTTCTCGCTGTCGCATAGTTCTTGCATGAGCCTTAGCGTTGCTGCCGCCCCGAGGGTTTCTCTTGGTGTAATCCTTACGGGGGTGGATGGGGCAACGCACGCCTCCATACCAAACCACCTCACGACGTAATAACGCGGAACCGGTATTTATACCCATCGGTCGGCATGTAGTAATATGCGCTACTAATGCTTGTTTTAAATGAATCATCTGTGTTCATTTGTGTTGATTGATGATTGTTTGAAGAAGCAGGCTGTTCTCTGGGTAGTGGCTATCGAAACATATAAATACTTTTGTTGCATACCGCCCTATAGGTGGCAAGTGTGCCTAAGTATTACAAGGCTTCTGAAGTTGCGGAACTCCTCAACTACAACAAGACTACAATAATCCGCTGGATAAAGGCAGGAAAGATCAAGGGGCAGAAAATAGGCCGGGACTGGCGTATTCCAGAAGATGAAGTGAAGAGACTGCTTGGAGAAAAGGCCGAAGTAACTCGGGCAGTTCTTTATGCGAGAGTCTCGGGAAGAGACCAGAAAGAAGACTTGGAAACACAACTCAAACTCCTTGAACAGTATGCAGTTGGCAAGGGTTATCAGATTGTCGAAGAAATAAAAGAAATTGCATCTGGGCTCAACGAAAACAGGAAAGGGCTCAAGAAACTCATCAAGCTTGCAAGAGAGAAGAAATTTGACGTCCTAATAATCACATATCCAGACCGGTTGACAAGATTCGGCTTCAAGTACCTTGAAGAGTTATTTTCGGCCTATGATGTGAGAATAGAAACAGTCTTCACCAAGGACAAAACCCCAAAAGAAGAACTCGTTGAAGACTTGATGACAATAATTACAAGCTTTGCGGGAAGGCTTTATGGATTGAGAAGCCACAAGAACAGGAAGTTCGTTCAGGAATTCAAAAAACTCCTTAGGGAGGTCGAAAAGGAATGATAACACTCACCAGAACCGTCAAGCTCGAAAGTTATCCCTAACAAGGGAAAAGTTCAGCAAACTAGTTGAAGTTTATTCTGAATACAAGCTAATTCTCCTTGAACTCCTTGATTATGCTTTTGAAAACAAAGTCAAAAGCCACGTCAAGCTCAGAAAAGCCCTCTACGAGAAGTTGAAAGAAGAATATCCAAAACTGCCGACTCATTACATTTACACGGCCTGTCAGGATGCTGTAACGCGGATGAAGAGCCTTCTCGAACACAAAAAGAAGGGAAAGGCAGAGACTGAAAAACCAGAGGTTAGAAAAGTCTCGATTTGGTTGGATGACGTTCTCTGGGATTACAAACGCTTCCCACAATTCACAGAGCGAGGTGATGGGTTGAGGACACTAATCGTCAGAGTTTCCACCAAGAATGGGCGGATTACAATTCCATTCAAACCGCACAAGCTTTTCTTCCACTATTTGGACAGCGGTTGGAAGCTCAAGGCTAATGTCAAACTCCAGATGGATTTTGAGAGGAAAGCCGTTTATGCTTTTCTCACCTTCCAGAAGACTGTCAGAGTTCCAGAACTAACTGGAAAATACCTCGCAATAGACTATAACTTGAATAACATTACAACAGCGGCACAAGATTTCGTACTTCAAATAAAAACAAACCTTGGGAGACAGGTCGAGGTTTATTCTGAAGTTTATCGAAAAATTCAGACAAGACATCTTGTTGGCTGGAGGAGGAAAACCCTCTCAAAGAAAGGAAAAAAGCTTCTTTCAAAGTTTGGTTCGAGGAGGAAGAACAGAAGGCTCGATGTTCAGAGAAAGCTTGCCAAGAAGCTTGTCGAGGTTGCAGGGAAGTATGGATTGACAATCGCGGTTGAGGATTTGGGCAGAAACTTCAATCAGAGGATTACAAGAAAGAAGAAGGGCAAGAAAATTAGGAACAAGCTTCACAACATTTCTGCCAATGGGTTTTTGAAAGCTCTCGAGGAAAAGGCGTTAGAATTTGGTGTACCACTCGTGAAAGTGAACCCTGCATTCACTTCACAGGTTTGTCCTAGTTGTGGTGCTTTTCGTGTGAAGCCTGATGAGGACGCTCTGCGTCAGAGGGTTTTCAAGTGTCCAATTTGTGGTTTCGAGGCTGATAGGGATTTTGTTGCTGTCCAAAACCTTTTGGGGCTGTTTCCGTTCAGCCCAAAGGCTCATGAGTCACCAGTTGAGGACTCGGTGAGTCCTGTGATGCTGGTGGTTGAGGCCAACCTCCTGCACCACAAGAACGCATTAATAGTAATTGCTCAAGAACTGCAACAATAGTAGGTGCAGGAGGAAACGGTTTATTTCCATTGAGAGAAGACATCGGAACATCCTGACGCATCCACGAGGAAGGATAAATTAGAAAAAGAAAAGAGTCACTCTGTGCCAAATAAGATTTCAAGGGCTTCTATGGTCTGTAGTGCCTTCTTGACGTCATTCAAATTCTGCAAATCTGTGGCACACCTGTACTTTCCAGTAGTCATTCCCCATACCTCCTCTAGTTGTGCGATTCTGTATAGCACTCTCAGAATGGCATTTTCAGTCATCAAGTCTATTTTCTTGAATTTCATGAGGGCCACTGTTGACTCCCCCTGCAAGTTCCTCTCAGTGAAGTACTCCACCATCTCTTGAACCCATTCGTTGTTCCACGCTAAAGCGCTCGTCAGTAGCTTCTTGAACTCCAGCGTAGAGCCAAGGAAATCCTTGGGGATAAGTATCAAATCTGCATCCTTCCCAACGCGCAGTTTAGTCCTTTTCCACCCGCATATGAACACTGTGCCATTATGCTCATACAGGTAAATCATCTCACCATCCCATGATACTATAAACCACCGCACTTCCCAATCGTCGAAAAAGTATGGCAACGCCCACCCATAGAACGGATAAACGAATGCGCTGCATTCTTCTGGAATTAGCGTCTTGTAAAATCTGCACATCTCCCTGTCGTCTCTCGCATCATAAGGCTCCGTTGCCCTCCTTATCTTTTCTAGTAGTTCCTCACCACTCACCTTTTCCCTCCACTCACTGAAAACTTGATACGCACGGCGTACCTCTAGAAACCTTTTAACTGCCCCTAAAATGTAGCCATATGTCTCGTCGTCCCCGTATATCCACCTGACGGCTTTTGCAATTAAGGGAAGTTTGTCTCTAATGAATTCATAGAGCTCCTCTTCGCTCTTGAAAATTATGCCTGTCATTCTCTCACCCCCTCGACTTGTCCGAATAGGAATTCGAGCAGTTCAATTGCATCCAAAGCATCTCTCACGACTTTTCTGTCGATGCTGCATTTTTTGCACTCGTACTTACCCGTGATGGCCCTCATTGCCCCCAGCAGTATGTTCAATCTGTACAGTACTACCACAACGCTCTGCTCCTCCTCCCACCTCAGTTTTGACGTTGGTAAGTTTATGGGGATTCCCCTGCTTTCGAAATAGCCCTTGATTTCATCAATCCACTTGTTGTTCAAGTCCAGAAGCTCGACCAGTGTTCTCTTGAAGACTGGCAATGCCCTAATGAACAGCGCGGGGATGTGCACTATCGCCGACTTTTTAACAAGTGAGGTGTAACGTAGTGATACTTCGTAGCCGTCTTCTTTGACTTTGAACAGACCGTCGTACTCCTCGTCCCACTCTGTAAAGCTATATACGGCTGTGTGGTGGTAAAGTATGCGGCGGTACATGCCTGCTGTGAATGGAGAGTAGTACTCGTCCGGTATCATGATCTCGGCCCTTGCATCAAATGCCCACGTGGCTTCCACATGGAATTTGTGGTACTCTGACTCCTCGTTTTCAACGATACGTGCCAGCTCTTTATCGCTGACGCGTCCTTTGTTGTCCTTGAATGCATAGTATGCATACCACGCGCTGACGAATTTTGAGAATGCTGCAGACACATGCTCGTAGGTTTTTGTGTCGGCATATATCCACCTTATGGCTTTGTCTATCAGCGGTAAGTTCTTCTCGATGAAGTCCGTGAGCTCCTCCTCGGTCTTGAATACAACCTTAGCCTCGGCCCCCACCATCTCGTACCACCCAGGAGAGTAATAACACATGAGGGTTTATAAGCATTACGATCGGGGGTAGTGATTATTTATGAACTCTTATTATTTGTTTCGAGATACTGGTATCGGGGAGTGTGGGGGCAGCATGATTCACACTCTTATGGACTTACCAACAAAACAGTTTTCATCTTGCATGCAAACTTCTGTTTGTAATTATGTGAAAGGGTATTTATGCCCATCGATGGTTTCAAAATGTTCTATGAACAAAAAAGAGTAAAGAAAAGCCTTAGATGAGCTCTGCTATCATCATAAAGAGCTTTCTCGTTTTTTCTGGCGTGTAGGTGATCCAAGAATCATTTACTTCAACTAGCTGGATTTCTGCGAACCTCTCTACAACTTTCTTAACTTCCAGCCACTTTTCGTTGAAGTTAGAGCCGTTCTCAGCAGATTTTACGTTCAACCGCTGAAGAATATCCCTGACGTTTGTTCCCCCTTCCACGAGTTCTTTGAGCTCTTCTTCAAGCTCCTTGTCACCGCTCAGGTAAATTGCAAGCTCTATTAGCTCTAGCAGATGTATCTCTCGTTTTTTCATTAGAAGCCTGTGAAGGGTTATTGCCAGAGGCTGAAGCTTCTTCGGCATCAGCAGTTCGCTCAGCTCTGTGAGGGCCTCTTGTGGAAATAAGGGAATCTTCAACGGCACGACCACCGTCATTCTCCTCACCTCATTATATACTATCATTTATAGTAATATAGTTCTAACGATCCGTTATGCTTAAATACCCGTTACTCATTACGATGGTAATGGTGGTGAGATGTGATCACGGGCGAGAAGGAGAAGCTCCTGAAGATCATCTTCGAGAGCTTTTATGTTGAGGGGGATGTTATTGAGCTTAGAGTCTTTCAAGTCCGGCATAACAAGAAAACATACGCTAGAAGCACAGCGGAATATTTTGTATTTCCAAGGGACTTTGAAAAATTAATTGAGGTTGCGAACAGGTGGGAGCAGAGGATCAGGAGCGGAAAAACGCCGTGGAGTGGAGTTTACTTCGGCGTTCACCCAAGGAAAGCAGAGGTGTTGCAGAAACAAGCCGAGAAAAAGGAGAAAAGAGGATATTACTTTGCAAGAGATGAAGATGTTGAGAGGTTCAACGTAATCTATGTTGACATGGACTTATTCAGGGATGTAAGTGAGGATGAGGCAATTACCCTAACAATAGGTGACAAAGAGATTATACTGAGTAGGGACTGGCTATTGAAACATAAGGAAGAGGCTGAGGCCTTCAAGAAGAAATTTGCCGAAAAATTAGTCGAAAAAATTGAGGAGGATCTTGGGTTTGCTCCCTTCCTCGTTGCTGACTCGGGCTTCGGTCTGCACTTGTACTTCAAGCTCTCCCAGCCAGTTAGCGATCACTCCACATATGTATCATATTTCAATATTATAAGAGAATATCTCGTTGATTTATTTGCAGAACTCCTCGGCGATAGAGGTCTTGCTGAGGAAATCATCGACAGCAAAGTTTACAATGCACAGAGGGTTTCCAGGCTCCCATTCAGCGTAAACAGCAAAAAAGCGTTTGTATTCACCAAAGAAGGTGTTAAGTTTTACCCGGAGAATTTGCTGGACGTTGAGGTGATCTTTTTCGATGAAAGCAACATTGTCAAGGACGAACAGCTCGAAGAGCTTATCAAAAAGAAGGAAAAGGCAAAAAGCGCAAAGAAAAAAATAGCAGCAAATGTTGAACTCGGTGATGAACTACATTACAAGGACGAGTGGGAGCGCTACATCAAGAAGCACGGGCTTGAAGAGGTGATCAAGCAAGCTGACTTGAGCAATACTTTTGAGATTGAGAGCAAAGAAAGCTTAGATACGCTAACGAAACACCTTCTCAAGTTCTTCTGGAAGGGAAAGAGAAATGAGTTCTTCCTCAAGATGCCGGCATTTCTGCTGACAAGGGGTGTTGGTGCCGAAACCATCATCAAAATTTTTGATAGAATACTCTACCTCACGCGGGAAGTTTTGGATCTTGATGAAGACGACATAGGCAACAGGGTGAATGCAGTAATCTCCACTATTAAGAACTATTACAAGACAAAAGCGAGTGAGGGACATACGGAAAGCACAAAAAAGCTTAAGTTTGGCTGGAAGAGCTACTTCTTCAAAATTGACAAGGAAAATCCTCCCTCAGGACCACTAGAGGAAACGCTCAAAGCTTTGGAGCTCCAAGATTCAATAGTTAAGCATATGATGGACTATTTTGACGGCATAGACGATGAAACTTTCACGGAACTTTTTGGTCAATCAAAGGAGGAAATTCTGGGAGTCAGCGTTGAGAACCTCAAAAAACTTTACCGCGATGACCCTGAAAGGGCGAAAGAAATTGTCAAGGAGTTCATAATTGGAATCCTCAGGGCAATGAATTTGGAAATAAGACTGCTGAGGAAGTACGCGAGGAAGGTTTTGAGGACTTCTAAGGGCGAGGTGAGGGTAAACAGGGAAAACAAGAAAGAGAAAAAGAGGGGGAGGCCTTCAAAGGAGGAAATTGCACTAGAACAGTTAAGAGAACTCAGCAAAGATGAAATTCTAGTAAATGTTGTCAATACAAATGTTGAGGAGATAGAGAACGTCCACAGGTTTGTTCTTGAGGCCATTCTTGCCCTGCCTAATATAGGGGACTATGAAACCATAAAGGAAGTTATAAAGAAAATCGAGGAAGCTCTGCTCAGGTATTACAGGGAGCTTGAAAAAGAAGCCATTCTGGAGATAATCAAGCTCAAAGAAGTGAAGGTTCAAGAAGGGACAAAATTAAGGCTACTGATAAAGCTAATTGGCAATTTTGATGTCGAGCTGAGTTACAAAGTTGGAAGCAAAGGCATCACAGCAGTGCCAATAATGAGTGAAGAGAAGCCCACAGGTCTATTCGAAGTCAAGAAGATAGAGGACATCGTTGACATGTATTCTCAGCTGAATACAGCGTTCTACGAGGCAATAGGGAAGCCTCTGTATTTGGGCAAGGACAAAATACGTGAAATCGTCGCAGAAATGCTTTCAATAGACGAGCTCGACGTTCTTCTCAAGTACAACGAAATGTTCAAGGCAGTCTGTTCGAGCTACTACTTCTACATCTACAACGCCCTCAGAAAGTTCACTGAGGAGCTTGCAAAGAAGGCGATCACGAAAGAAGAGAATGAACTCAAGGAAATCAAGGCAACGTTCATCAACTTCATAGACATCGTTGAGAAATACAAAGGCGATAAGATTAGGGCCACGGATGCAATAACCATCCTCGAGAGGGACGGAAAGAGGATAATGATAATCCCAACCACCCTTTTGAAGTCATTCGTTGAAAGTACGAAAACCCTGAAAAAGCTGAAGGCCTTCTGGAGGGACAAGAAGTTTCTGCTGAAAGACGTTGCCGTTACGGAGAATACTGCGGTAAGCAGGAAGAAGATAACGGTTTACCACTTGGACTATGAAAGGGTTAGGGAGTTCTACTTCAAAGAAACTGGAGTGGACTTAGAAGAGCAACTGCAAGAGTATGTCGAAGAAAGCT of Thermococcus sp. M39 contains these proteins:
- a CDS encoding sulfite exporter TauE/SafE family protein, yielding MPAVLESLTQSQNHLGNLILLFTRKYYQFFTFHIIAEFLNPQNLDRWVVDYSLAVPILVPVVIGSWFGAKTAVKIGSQKLKIVFQIISALTILKLLSGVL
- a CDS encoding IS607 family transposase, coding for MPKYYKASEVAELLNYNKTTIIRWIKAGKIKGQKIGRDWRIPEDEVKRLLGEKAEVTRAVLYARVSGRDQKEDLETQLKLLEQYAVGKGYQIVEEIKEIASGLNENRKGLKKLIKLAREKKFDVLIITYPDRLTRFGFKYLEELFSAYDVRIETVFTKDKTPKEELVEDLMTIITSFAGRLYGLRSHKNRKFVQEFKKLLREVEKE
- a CDS encoding transposase, translating into MLLELLDYAFENKVKSHVKLRKALYEKLKEEYPKLPTHYIYTACQDAVTRMKSLLEHKKKGKAETEKPEVRKVSIWLDDVLWDYKRFPQFTERGDGLRTLIVRVSTKNGRITIPFKPHKLFFHYLDSGWKLKANVKLQMDFERKAVYAFLTFQKTVRVPELTGKYLAIDYNLNNITTAAQDFVLQIKTNLGRQVEVYSEVYRKIQTRHLVGWRRKTLSKKGKKLLSKFGSRRKNRRLDVQRKLAKKLVEVAGKYGLTIAVEDLGRNFNQRITRKKKGKKIRNKLHNISANGFLKALEEKALEFGVPLVKVNPAFTSQVCPSCGAFRVKPDEDALRQRVFKCPICGFEADRDFVAVQNLLGLFPFSPKAHESPVEDSVSPVMLVVEANLLHHKNALIVIAQELQQ